The Engystomops pustulosus chromosome 2, aEngPut4.maternal, whole genome shotgun sequence genomic interval TGGAACGGTTGTATGCACTCCAATATCCCTGCCCTGGGTACACGAGTCTGGTCACCTTGTCTCTTGCGGCTCTATCCCATATGTGTATCTCACTGTTATTTCCCTGGCTGCTTCAGGTTTAAGTCAGTCATTCCTTACCTATCAAAATCTTTTGTTCTTTTTCCTCGGTTTGGTTAGTTAAATCAGATTCATCTTCTAGTTCTCTACTGTCGCTGGCCAGTACTGTATCAGCAGAGGTATCGGTATTGACCGAAAGCGTTAGCTCAGAAAGACCAGGAGAAGATTCtcgttcttcttcttcttccgatTCCTCACTCTGCTTTAGATCTTGGCTGCTGTCTCCGGATTTCATACTACCCTTTTCCCTAATGGAATCATTATCCGTAGCTTTCTCATCTCCTAAGGAAACTTCACTTGCGCTGCTCTTGTCACTTAACCGGCCAAGGCTGACAGACTCTGGTTCCTGGGGCTGTAGAGGATCACTGACATATAGGCCCGACTGAAAGTCTTCATTTTCGGCTAGATAAACCTGATCGTGAAAGCTGACCCCAGATGTGTAGTCTAATAGTTCATGGGATGAGGAACTTCGATCTACATTGCTGTGTCTAACTTCACCAAATTCACATGAGACCGGGCTTTCACCACCACTTTCCTCATCCTCGGCAGCTCCAGATAGTAGCTTTGCTTCATCGCCTGAACTTTCTACACCAACAAGTATTTGCAGTACATGATTAAGCAAATTAGAAAGAAAAGCTTGCAAGCCCAGGCGTACTATTAGCTGGGCCACAAAGCAATCGGTGTAAAGGTAAAATCTTCCGTGAAGATACAAAGGGTTTTCATATGCCCCAATGAGTGGCTTCATTAGATATTTGTTTGCATTTTTAGGTCCTAAAGCTTTGGCCACAGGCTCAAATAGGTACCAAGCTGCATATACAGCAGTGCTCTGTTCTGTCATTAAGGACAGGATAAATGGAAGAATGATCTCCAAACCTTCGGGGGTGATATCACAAAGAATCCCATCGATCTGCTGCCACAACTGGAACACAAGCTCGCGGCCTTGGCCATCATCATCTGTCTTTCTAGACTGATAGGTTAAaataaatttatgtaggtttggAAAGTACTTGGGGAAAGGAATGGTGGAACAATAAGCACTGAGGAGCTGTGATGGACAAGGTGGTGGAAGACCATTAAAAATGTGGGGAAACTCAAAAAGTTTGACTTGTTCTTCAACCTTCTCACCGCTGAAAAGAAAGTCATGCTGCGTGTGCGTTTGCAGCAATGACTCCAACATCTGTAAAAGAGGCGTCGGAATATCTTTGACATGGTGTCTACACAAATTATGGACCAAAGAATACCGTTCTTTCAATGGAGCTTTTGGAGCCATAGTGtgaatttttggtgcaaaaataaTTTCTGCTATCATCACACCCAGAGCCTGGATATCCCTCTCAAACAAATCCAGTTGGCTCAGTGGGATTTTCTTTCGAGACTTGTTCACAGGTAGGATGGTGCTATGCAAGCCTCGAACTAGAAAGTTGTCCAGCTTTTCCAGTTCTTCTAAAGCTTGTATGGGGTTAAAACCTTCAGGAAGCGAGATTTTTCCACCATTTTCCTCAGATAGACCCTTATACTGCCTATTTGACTTAACTAGTGCTGCTCGGCTTTCACTGGCACTAGTGATTTGGAGGGAGGGAACAGCCTCACAATTCTTTCCAGCAGATCCTAAGGCATCTAGAGCTTCAGTCCCTTGTTCGAGGTCATCATCTACAGAGCTTACTTTTTCACTTGTCCAAAGGCTTTCACAAGGAGTAGCTTCTAAAACTAGACCATTGGCCGCATCTTTATCATCACATGCAGTCACCtcaataatattatttttagatGGAACTATATTAGGGGCTTCGAATAAAGAATATCCAGGGCCCAGAAGACGTTTCGGATGTGGTTGGTCAAACAATTGTACAACTCCATAACATGTCAAGTTGGTATGATTATCCACCAGATGaagacaaacatttttttctttaactgcGTTCTTCCCTGATAATTTATACCCAAATGTGAGATCAATCCAATGGTGGAGGTCCTGAGAAACATCCCGGCTTTCTAGAAGTGCTCGATGAACATGGATGAAGTCTTCGTAGGAGCTACACCAAGATGGAATGTCAAGATCCGGCATGTCTGGATGAATAGATTTGAATATAGTCGGATCTGTATAAAACTCTGGAATACATTCATCAGGTGTCCACCCTTGCATACGTTCCATGCTTGCTGGGTATTCATTTGGTTCCCATTGAGACCTTACATGATAACACAGCACTGCTTTTGGAGTCCTTCTGGCTTTGTATACATAGTATGTGATGTCAGATAAAACATCAGAGATATGGTGAGGAACATGCAACTGGTCAGAACTGCCACCTCCTGCAACAAAAGCTTGCTTCGTCATTTCGTATGTAAATTCCAGTTGTTTATCCCCTTTGTTGAGACGGAATTTGGATTTCTTCAGGTCTCGAAACTTGCCATTTTTCGTTGTAAAATCAACAACCCACGGCAAGACAGGATGGTAGTTAGGATCACCTTCTCTCCTTCCAGCCAGTTTGTTCAGGTACATAAGGTAATCGAAGTTGCTAATTCTTCCATGAATCCAGTCTATAACCAGCTCCTTTAACTCACTGTTGCAAGAATTACAGAGTTGACTAGATTTTACTTGGTCCACAATATCTGCTGAATTTTCTTTCCTGTCCAAAACCTTTTCAAAAGGTGTCTCATAATCCATAAAGTTGGGTCTTAGCCGGCTGCAAAGTTTCTCATCGATGGCTATATTGCATAATGAAATGGCTCCACTTGATAGGCCTCCCTGGTGACAAGCTTTCAACGCCTGTAAGACATTATAGAGGATAAAAAGAACTTTGGAATGACTGTTTGCAAGCTTCGCCGGGCTGAAAGTGACTGCATCATACAAGGAATACTGCACATATGGTAATATAACATAAATCAAGTCAGCAGATTCTATAAGAGCATCAGCTGGTACGATATTTGGACAAGAAGGAAATCCTACAACAAAGCTGGCACTTTCTTTAGAGGGTGAACCATTAGTGTTTGCCTTAGTTAGATGGATGAAGGAACAACCATAGACTTTTTGGAGAGACAGTTTGAGAGCATCTAGGGCCGGCATGCTTGGCACTTTAGTTACACTTTCATAAGGTTCTACATAAGTCCTACAAGCCTTTTTCCACAAGTTCTTATAGTTCTGTTTAGCAATACCATTCATAAACCTGATCAGAGACTCAGAGTCACTATTACGACCTTGTAAGAAACCATTGTCTAATGCTATGGTGTAGGCTAGCTTCCTTTTCCGCAGTCCATGGATCTCAATTCTTGTCCAGCCAGCTGGTAACTTCTGTACGGATCTCTGCAAAAAAGTCTGGATTTCCACACAACTGAATCCCTCAGGCTTTGGGCACTGCACTGGGACAGCTCTACGCTCCTTCAGGTTCAAAAGCCATTTCTGGGACACAAGGGCAACCACGTGATTCTCTGACTCACAGACAGTGAGCTGGTTCTGGTCAATGCCCAGTTCTTTCTTAATAGACTTTACCAACCACTCCATTTTGGCAAGATAGGAGACTGTGTGAAGGTGCGGACTCGTCACATTTTAGTAGCTGCAGCCTACAAAATTAAACATAGAAACATTTTAATAACAAGTAAATCAGCTTCATTTAtttaatatcaccacaccacaaTTGTACTGCTTGTAGTTATTAGACATGCAGAAAACAACAAGAAAAACTATCAACCCAACTTTGAAAAGGAAGTATAAGACCTTAATAGGGTCACGGATTAACCTATTATAGATTGGTGTTTGCCGTTGGAAACCATGAGACACATGACTTCCTGCATTGTCCTATGTCCTGCTGATTTATGGTGGATGGAGCAGTATTTATTCCTATAGGTAACaggtatagacgggctagattacaccggCGTGCCTTACAGCTACATTTAAAAAGGcatttaatgataaaaaaaaagggcCTTCAAAATATAAATGGGTCACCTGAGGCATTCAATAATTACAAAAcccttaccaaaatctgtaaaaaaataaataaaatcagacAAAATACGAAATGAAAGACAAGTCGCCAAATATAGCAAAACAAATACGAAAATTctttttaagtatataaatgcaaaaaaaaaaaaaaaaacgggtcagaacaggttggacccctatattctgaaaatggggctttggtgactggagaccaagataAGCCGGAGATACTAAATGGGATTTTTGCtccatttatacaatagaagaaagaacatcTGACATGggaggtgccagtgcgggtcatgcatcttGTAATATACTAGACAGGCTGAAAGACATGATCCTATATAAGCTCCATAAGATCAATGTGAACAAGGCtcttggaccagatgggttatacCCCAGAGttattaaagaactcagttctgttctctgtctaaaatcttcagagattccctaatgactggtaTGGTGCCAAGTGATTggagcaaggcaaatgtggtgccaacattaaaaaaaaaattgtggggaaaatattggaagggttactaaaagactacatacaggagtatgtgacatcaagtGACAGCCAGCGAGGGTTTACTAAGGAtggaagttgtcagactaacctgatctgcttctataaaggactgagcagatgcctggatggtgGAGCGCCTatgcatattggggctcatttactaaaggtccgcggacaGCACTATCGTcaggatattccgacgatttctgcatttagaagggctttttgtcatacatgatcggattttggcccatCGGCACCAACTTTAACgcaacacaaatcgtggggcgACCGTCGGACGATCCCACGGATTCGgccagcgcgggatttaacattcaaaattgtgttgcaagccaagcacttatatgcaccgggaagaagaaaatgaactcagcagggaatcgacacatgcaggaaattggacgcacgatcttagtgaatcgcggcagctccaaatcctcgtcggacaacacacctccgGGATCAGGATGGGACGgctatgtaaatgagccccatagtgtttttggactttgcaaaggcatttgacactgtccctcatagacgcctattggtttggaaggaatCCTTTGCAACTGGATTGAAAACTCGCTGAGGATTGTATCCGATTAGTAATTATGTTTGGCCCCTGGTCCGGCTGGCTCCGCCATCACAGCGTTGCATCTATTCACTATGCTATGATCACGCATAGCACGAGAACTGCACGTCATACCGACTCTCTGACCACTGTGTTGGCCGAGCCTGCTGGGTCGGGAGCCATGCATAATTACTAATAAAAGGAGCTAAAAGGCGCTCGACAAAGCGCCttaagctaatttacatatttttaaaactgtTATTTCTCGGAAACGCTGCACTATTTGTACATACCAAAAGACGGCACGGGACAGGGAGGCGAGTATAAGCCATCAGGTATTCTGATATCCAAGTTGTGAGGTCAGGTCAAGGCCCCCCCATTACGTTCATGTGCCTGAcgccataaaaatatttttttttaaaacatttccaATTATCTCCTTGAAATAGACTATATTAccatattttaccccattaaactagcaggtTTGTCAGGCTGGGTATGACATAACCTTTCTtgaattccctcttatgtaaaATATCGCCCTTTTCCCTATGAAAAAATTCTTCTACAAAGTCACATGCAAAtaaacagagaagagtcatatattCCCCAAGATCGGCCACTTTTATAAGCTGCAGATACGGGTGTTTGTTCCTTCTGTGTGTATCCCATATGTTTTCACTTCCCCTTTTATAGTTCAATTTAACAAAATCATAAATCATAGGAATATGGTTAATATAGAGCAGGGAAGGTAACTGTCTATCATCttatgtgtataatgtgttttAGGGCGTCTCAGCTTATAGATCCTGTTTTTGGGAAGGAAAGAAGAATGGAATTTTTAATACCAGATTCTATTGCTGGATTACCACCTGGTGAAGGGAGTAGTGTAGTTTCCACATCCATTAGGGGCAGATTCACTGCCTATCTGTACTCTGCTGTATCAAACTTAGGATCCCTGAGTTTGATACAGTCCACTGATGCAACAGGAAGGGGAGGGGGTAGTTGTTTAGTGGGTAGGTCGGTTGAAACTCGTAGCGGTAACTGGGGTTTCAGGAAGCCCTCGATCTCTCCACCCACAAGCACAGTAACTCATTCTAGGCCACCAGTAATAAGATCTATATGGGACTGGactgagcaggtgcctgtaaGTTATCAGTAAAAGAGTAATTGTTACACCTCCTCTTCCTTGTCTCCCTGCTATCTGGCCCATCTGCACCTCATCATCATCAAGGGCCATCTTGCCCGACAGCAGTATCAGGAGTTTGCCCCCAGGGGAATTACAGGTCTCCACTGCTGACCGCCACAAACATCAGCGCAGCCCCTCCTAAAACCACTACAGCGGCCCCCAGAAGAGAAAGATTACAGGGAAGTGCCAGGGAGTAGTCCGTTGCTGTGGAAGCAATTGTGTCCACCTGAAACTGTGACAAGTCAGTGTGTAAGGCTGTGATGCACCACAATGCCCAGCAATCCCACAGGCAACAGCACCACTCTCACCCTGCAGCTCATTGTATCCCCTCAACCCAGAGCTCAGTGCAGAGAAGCCTAAACACCAACAGACTTTGCTACTACAACCAGCATCATCCTCTCCTCTGTCCCTCTCACCCTCTTCCACATCCCAGGACGCTGCACAAGTAGCCTCAGACTTTCAATTCAGTTTTCTTTCGATTGCAACCAAAAAGGTCCAAAATCCTGCCAACCCTCATCGACCAATATCTGCACAGACAATTCAGATGCAGCCACAGGAAAGTAATCTAAATGTGAGTTGTATAACTAAATCCACAGTAGATTGTCCTACTTGGTCTAGATGTAAAACCCAGATCATTAAAGTCATGAGACCGGTCATATGGAGAGTCATGCTGTCCTCCATTATCCAGATCATCAGCTCTTTTCGGGCAACATTCACACTGGAATGAGCCGGATGCCAATTTTCTGCACAGATTGCTATGAAGATTTTACAACAGTTTAACCTGTAGCAAATTTAACCCTATGTATTGCAAAGGGTGAAATCCAGAATAAAATCTCCTGTAAACCTGATGAAAGAGTTTTCCAGGAATCACAGAGAGTGGAAGGGGACCCACCTATAGATTAGCTCAACAATACGTTGTTCACGAACAAGAACCGGCTCGTTCACGAACACATCACTATTGCCCTGGAGTATCCAGGACTGCAGGACCTGAATGATGTCATTCCAGGTCCTGCAGGTAAATGCTGCATACCTACAGCACAAAGTAAATAGATATAAAATAGCGAAGAGAGGACCTGATATCTGCGTTCGGGCACGCAACAAGGACATTGGATTGGTGGCCCACCAGTCAATCCAACACATTAACCcttgcaactagccatggctatgattggccaggggggacACCAGGTTTGTCAGTTCTACTCATCTCTAATGTGAAAAGGAGCTTTGTTCTCCATGTAGTAGACTGACAGCAGGTCAGTGAGaggaagctgagctgcagttacctttCCCTGCCACTACACAAAGGATGGAGCTGCACATCTTTTCGGTTCTTTGTGTTGCTACAGTTCATTACTTTATATAACCCATAGAATccaataatataatgtatgtaaaaGTACATAATACAACCTTGGACTACCTGCACTCTTGGACTGCTAGGTCCACTTGTGCCAATGACACTAGAAAATACTGCGAAtaggggcaggaataggacctgctctgagtttgaTGCCGTCAGCTGTCACATAGGGCCATGTAAACCTCCaccgtgtgtatgagcccatagaaatgaatttgTCGCTGTTCTATTACTTGAATCGACACATAGCACATTCTAGGACCATGTGCACGGCACCTTACTCCGGGTCTCTGACCCATCAGGCCGTCAAAAATGGGCTTTTCCTTTACATTACATGTATCTATCAAGAAGATTAGGACAGATGTGATAGTCCCCTATTATCAGGTGCTGTATACATGAagttatatatacaccacagcctTCTAGGATATCCCATACAGACACAAAGGTAAATCTCCTTGTTCTGCTGAATAAGAAGCAATGTCGCCTCCTCTCAGTATAGAGGGGAGCACAATTCTGATTACTGGACGCAGAACAGGGACAGTCAATAAACTTATAGGGACAGCGTAGTGTGAACTTGACCTTACTGTACCCTGTATAACAACACTGTATGACTGCGAGGGAGGCTCTGCACACACTCTACAttatccatatatacacacaatacatagatacataacacacatgcagtatacGCGTGTGCTGCTCACCTTACCCGGCAGGACCTATAGCAGAACATTACACGACCAGCACCATGTGACAGCTCCGGCTCTGTCTCTGCAGCGGCTGCACTGGGTCAGGTGAGATTAGGGAAGTGCGGGCTCAGCCATGATGGATCAGCTGACCGCAGTCATGTGACCCGCCGCGTCACCACTAGCAGAGGAGCCGCAGTGTGCGGTGCCCGGGGGTGAGAGAGGGCGGCGGGCGTGTGCCCATCACCTGCCATCACGCGGCTCTCTATGGCGGCCTATACTGCATGGGGCTTACTATACGATATATTTCCTGTGCGATTCCCAATCATGAGCGTTTATTTTTATCCTAAATTTACTCTACAGGGCaagtttatttaaaataaaaaagcccCTCTTCCCCCAAGTAATTAAACTGTATAGAGCACGCccaagattaataataataatcataaacatTAAAAAACTATTCTACACACCGATCTTACAACACATGTGTTACAGGTCGGTAGGGGCTTTCTACAATTGTTTCAGCATATAGTGACCCGCTCTTGAATTTAattatacacagtggggcacatgtatgaaACTCTTGTCTTACCttattctttaatttttgagacgctttatggtgcttgtgctcttttgcaactttttttgtgccCAAAACTGTCTCCCTGTCTTTGCAGTGTTCCCGGAGTTATCAACTGAATCACATAGAAAAGTAGCGCATAGAAATCTACGGCTGCCTctgaccaggtgtagaaattagTTTGGGACTGATTgcgactttttttgttttaaaaagtcgcaaattaaataaaaaacaaacagctGACCAGcggaaaagtccccaaaaaacaGAGGGACAAAGCCTTCAAGTGTCCATCAAATTTTTATATCATGCCAGCCATGAATTATTATACTAGCACAGCTCATAAATACTGCAGAACCAACAAACATC includes:
- the WDR81 gene encoding WD repeat-containing protein 81 isoform X1; translation: MEWLVKSIKKELGIDQNQLTVCESENHVVALVSQKWLLNLKERRAVPVQCPKPEGFSCVEIQTFLQRSVQKLPAGWTRIEIHGLRKRKLAYTIALDNGFLQGRNSDSESLIRFMNGIAKQNYKNLWKKACRTYVEPYESVTKVPSMPALDALKLSLQKVYGCSFIHLTKANTNGSPSKESASFVVGFPSCPNIVPADALIESADLIYVILPYVQYSLYDAVTFSPAKLANSHSKVLFILYNVLQALKACHQGGLSSGAISLCNIAIDEKLCSRLRPNFMDYETPFEKVLDRKENSADIVDQVKSSQLCNSCNSELKELVIDWIHGRISNFDYLMYLNKLAGRREGDPNYHPVLPWVVDFTTKNGKFRDLKKSKFRLNKGDKQLEFTYEMTKQAFVAGGGSSDQLHVPHHISDVLSDITYYVYKARRTPKAVLCYHVRSQWEPNEYPASMERMQGWTPDECIPEFYTDPTIFKSIHPDMPDLDIPSWCSSYEDFIHVHRALLESRDVSQDLHHWIDLTFGYKLSGKNAVKEKNVCLHLVDNHTNLTCYGVVQLFDQPHPKRLLGPGYSLFEAPNIVPSKNNIIEVTACDDKDAANGLVLEATPCESLWTSEKVSSVDDDLEQGTEALDALGSAGKNCEAVPSLQITSASESRAALVKSNRQYKGLSEENGGKISLPEGFNPIQALEELEKLDNFLVRGLHSTILPVNKSRKKIPLSQLDLFERDIQALGVMIAEIIFAPKIHTMAPKAPLKERYSLVHNLCRHHVKDIPTPLLQMLESLLQTHTQHDFLFSGEKVEEQVKLFEFPHIFNGLPPPCPSQLLSAYCSTIPFPKYFPNLHKFILTYQSRKTDDDGQGRELVFQLWQQIDGILCDITPEGLEIILPFILSLMTEQSTAVYAAWYLFEPVAKALGPKNANKYLMKPLIGAYENPLYLHGRFYLYTDCFVAQLIVRLGLQAFLSNLLNHVLQILVGVESSGDEAKLLSGAAEDEESGGESPVSCEFGEVRHSNVDRSSSSHELLDYTSGVSFHDQVYLAENEDFQSGLYVSDPLQPQEPESVSLGRLSDKSSASEVSLGDEKATDNDSIREKGSMKSGDSSQDLKQSEESEEEEERESSPGLSELTLSVNTDTSADTVLASDSRELEDESDLTNQTEEKEQKILIDTACKMVRWLSAKLGPTVTSRCIARNLLRLLTSCYVGHQRHQFFSTMEENSPLNVKRPVCGDQVSKPVLDCLMHMAHLYGEPFLTYQYLPYISYLVAPSSGCRLNSRKEAGLLAAVTLTQKIIIYLSDTTLMDILPKINQDVLLPVLSFLTSTTIGFPSGPQARVALCVKCSSLISLICLRIGREMVQQHLSDALRIFFSNFTVLQDIHKQGLVAEAQNSVESSVQSVMCSDGRTLPVDLTLIEELEKVFNAEMAYATFIPFSCLIGDAQLVPNHDLLWRLTMVYQEAVIPKETDSRTQPFEYGGRIGVPAHSSEEDSQSGTFGGFMVGNRIQVPKDTQPPASRSSCRSPVVENFHCDENTFKQDLQKSAHGLCGNWLAYWQYEIGVSQQEPHFYFHQIKLQSFVGHSGAIKCVKPLSGEDFFLSGSKDKTVRLWPLYNYGDGTREMAPRLTYAEHKKTVFYVGQLESVQQIVSCDGGVCIWDQYTGKTIRTYEAGDTKVPITAVATMPPPYCSVTFGSSDSILRFIDPRKPGLQHEFKLASNVNAGLIRYLAVSPNGRSVVAGYSSGFIILLDTRTGLVLRGWPAHEGDILQMKAADGNLIVSSSSDHSLTVWKELEQKPLHQFKSNSDPIHALDLYGSEIITGNVANKIGIYSLLDSSSQPNSTTKLSSENFKGTLTNLAVLPTKRLLLLGSDNGVVRLLA